Part of the Lampris incognitus isolate fLamInc1 chromosome 1, fLamInc1.hap2, whole genome shotgun sequence genome is shown below.
cccccccaGTTCAAGATGCGACACATAAATAAATATCACTTCGGTTACCATGATGTGACTCCTTTTGGCAACATTGATTCTCTCCGATTTACTTCGGATGTCAAACATGAAGATTCTGTCAAAACTTAATTGAGACCAAGACTGATGGAGAGGTGTATGATTGGAATGACTATGTGATTAGTTTGTGACGATTTGCATGCCAGCACACTTTAATATCAATTGTTTATacatttaatcaataaaaacgcaACTTACATTTCTCCATGAATATACTCAAGCCTCTTTGTGACAGTGGATTTTGCCTCATCTAAGTCTTGTTTTACTAGAACAGGACCAATTAGTTTATAAACTGTGTTCGTGCTGTTCAACAGATCCAACTCCTGCAAAAACAGGGATGACAACATTAGTGCTAATTTTCAATAATACTGTTTCAGCATGACGACACTGACGcaaataaaaaaacattaaaatataagGGACTGAGCTCTTACCTCTTTTACTATGTTATTCTCCGTCAGCTGCGCCTCCAACTTCTGTCTGGCTGACATACTCTTACTGACATCTACATTGCAAACACACATTGTTATTATTTATAGAATTTTTTTCAATCAAATTTTTATGCGAATGAAGCCAAACTACGTATGTGTAGTTACATACTGATACTGTGCTAAATCTtttgacagtaaaatgtaaatgaCTGACTAACTTAGCGAATGACTTATCGTTTGCTATCCTTATACGGCCAGCTAGCTCGCCACAACATGGTTTTAGCTTTCAACGCTAACATTTACCTTTCTGGATTTGTTTATATTTCTCCAACTCCAGCTCCAGTTTCTTCTGAATGGCCTCTGCCATATTTACTTTATATCCCAAATATACTGTGTATAAGACAAGAGAATCTAATGAAGACGAATTAGCTAAATTTAACACAGCATGAACGTTTCTTCACTGATTTAGCTAACAGGAAAGATGGTGGTGTTACCGGATGTCTTATCATTCTTCAAAATAAGAACCCGCACTACTCTGAGGATTTGGGGGGAAAAGTGATaaaaagaggtaaaaaaaaagaaagaagaatcaAGTATGAGTTAAAGTAAGGTTAAATTGCGTATTCTGTTCTGTATTTACGCTTTAACAATATTCCGTTGGTTGTGACAATTTACTAGCCTGATGTACACTGTCAGAAATCAATAGAGAGCTTAagggtgtttttctttt
Proteins encoded:
- the pfdn6 gene encoding prefoldin subunit 6, with protein sequence MAEAIQKKLELELEKYKQIQKDVSKSMSARQKLEAQLTENNIVKEELDLLNSTNTVYKLIGPVLVKQDLDEAKSTVTKRLEYIHGEIQRYETLLKDMEKKSEQHREVLSSLQQEYQKAQGRAFGKV